A window of Chloracidobacterium sp. N contains these coding sequences:
- a CDS encoding YHS domain-containing protein, with translation MFRRFLTSSLLAGAMLMLPGATFAALPQTGAQTGAQAEPPPLAATAPSGKPICPIMLDEVEDPADAAYSDYQGKRYYFCCPACKPKFDKNPRRYIRALEAKQRRMAKAKS, from the coding sequence ATGTTTCGCCGTTTTCTGACATCCAGCCTGCTCGCTGGTGCGATGCTGATGCTGCCCGGAGCAACCTTTGCCGCCCTGCCCCAGACCGGAGCACAAACTGGAGCACAGGCCGAACCGCCACCGCTGGCGGCGACCGCTCCCTCCGGCAAACCTATCTGTCCGATCATGCTGGATGAAGTTGAAGACCCTGCGGACGCGGCTTACAGCGACTATCAGGGGAAGCGGTATTACTTCTGCTGCCCGGCCTGCAAACCGAAGTTCGACAAGAACCCGCGCCGGTACATCCGCGCTCTGGAAGCCAAACAGCGCCGGATGGCTAAAGCCAAATCCTGA
- the crcB gene encoding fluoride efflux transporter CrcB — protein MASLKSYAVVALGGAGGAVLRYVISISALGTWSLRFPVPTFFINVMGSFLFGLVMALLKDALGMPVWLRLTLTTGFLGAFTTFSTFEYETVTVWREHGALWSVGYVVASVLCGAIGLLLGEVTGHGLVSGWAMLRG, from the coding sequence ATGGCTTCTCTCAAAAGCTATGCCGTCGTTGCCCTTGGGGGAGCAGGGGGCGCGGTGCTCCGGTATGTCATCAGCATTTCCGCTTTGGGAACGTGGTCGCTCCGTTTTCCCGTTCCGACCTTTTTCATCAATGTCATGGGGTCTTTTCTCTTTGGGCTGGTCATGGCCTTGCTGAAAGACGCCCTTGGTATGCCCGTGTGGCTGCGGCTGACGCTTACCACAGGCTTTCTGGGGGCCTTTACGACCTTCTCGACCTTTGAATACGAAACCGTAACGGTGTGGCGCGAGCACGGTGCGCTCTGGTCGGTTGGATATGTTGTCGCCAGTGTCCTGTGTGGGGCGATTGGGTTGCTTTTGGGGGAAGTTACCGGCCACGGACTGGTTTCCGGGTGGGCCATGTTGCGTGGTTAG
- a CDS encoding MBL fold metallo-hydrolase, with translation MGLTIGDFRFDIISDGTFRLDGGAMFGVVPRVLWEKVMPPDDRHRIVLGLNTLLVRTPHDTILVDTGIGSNWQAKHIEMYGIAHETTVPDSLAALGLAPQDITLVINTHLHFDHAGGNAYRAPDGQLCPTFPRARYVVQRAEYEHARNPHERDRASYRPEDWEPIAAAGKFIFIEGEAEVSPGVWVVPVRGHNDFLQCVRVVAPGGQTVFFWADILPTTAHIPFAWVMGYDLYPVELLENKKRLIPQAAAEGWINVFEHDHYCPWGYIVATGDGKYAARPLCPSAVETDAGEPVDAGAEMSLSGC, from the coding sequence ATGGGCCTGACAATCGGTGACTTTCGCTTCGACATCATTTCGGACGGCACATTCCGCCTGGATGGTGGTGCCATGTTTGGCGTCGTGCCGCGTGTGCTCTGGGAAAAGGTCATGCCGCCCGATGACCGGCACCGGATTGTGCTGGGGCTGAATACGCTGCTGGTACGGACGCCCCACGATACCATTCTGGTGGATACCGGTATTGGCTCGAACTGGCAGGCCAAGCACATCGAAATGTACGGGATTGCCCACGAAACAACCGTTCCGGACTCGCTGGCGGCGTTGGGCCTTGCGCCGCAGGACATCACCCTGGTGATCAACACGCACCTGCATTTTGACCACGCTGGAGGCAATGCCTACCGCGCACCGGATGGGCAGCTTTGTCCCACCTTCCCCCGCGCGCGGTACGTCGTGCAGCGTGCCGAATATGAGCATGCGCGCAACCCGCACGAACGCGACCGGGCCAGTTACCGTCCAGAGGACTGGGAGCCGATTGCCGCTGCCGGGAAGTTCATTTTCATCGAGGGCGAAGCCGAGGTGTCACCGGGCGTGTGGGTGGTTCCGGTGCGCGGCCACAACGACTTCCTGCAATGTGTCCGGGTCGTCGCGCCGGGTGGGCAGACGGTGTTTTTCTGGGCGGACATCCTGCCCACCACGGCCCACATTCCCTTTGCTTGGGTGATGGGCTACGACCTCTACCCGGTTGAGTTGCTGGAAAACAAGAAGCGTCTTATTCCCCAGGCAGCCGCTGAAGGGTGGATCAACGTGTTTGAGCATGACCACTACTGCCCCTGGGGGTACATTGTCGCTACGGGAGACGGGAAGTACGCTGCCCGTCCACTGTGTCCGTCAGCCGTGGAAACAGACGCCGGCGAACCGGTTGACGCCGGGGCGGAGATGTCCCTTTCCGGCTGCTGA